The Deinococcus betulae DNA window ACAGATAGAGTGGCGGCGGCCTATTGGATCACCAACCCTGACAATGTCCTGAGGGGCAATGTGGCGGCGGGGGCCGAACACTCGGGGTTCTGGTACTCCTTGCCCCCCGAACCTCAGGGCGACGGCGTGACCGCTGCAGAGCATCAGACCATTCGGCCCCGGCGCACGAATCTGGGGGTCTTTCAGGACAATGTGGCCCATTCGACTGGGCACACCGGGCTGTTCGTGGACAACCTGCGCAATCCTCCGGGCGTGCTGGAGGCGCCCAACTACAGCCCCGCACGCCGGGCCGAGTTTCAGGGGCTGACCGCCTACAAAAATCGCCGGCGCGGCGCCTGGCTCAGGGGCACCAATTTGCGCCTCAGCGGCGTCCGGCTGGCGGACAACGCGATTGGGGTGACCTTTGCGGCCGCCGACACGGAACTGGTCGGCGGCGTGGTAGTCGGGGAAAGCCAGAACCGCACCGGCCCCCCCAAACCGCAGGAACCTCACTTTCCTCTGCGCGGCTTCGAGTTCTACGACGGGCCCGTGACGGTTCAGGACATCCACTTTACCCAGTTCGTTTCGACACCCACGCGGCCTGCAGGCGCGCTGGGGGCGCTGCAATTCAGCCCCTTCTTTTTTCATCCAGCCAGTCAGGCCGCGCGGCTGCAGTTCTCGAACGCGCAGCCTGTTTACCTGGCCCCCAGGCCCCTGCCGGTCCCTGAAGACGCCGGCGCAGACGGCTACCGCAGCGCAGCCTTTCTGGATATGGACGGCTCGGTGACGGGACAGGCGGGCACCTCGGTGCTTCTCGCCACGCCGTTTCTGACCAACACCAGCGCCTGTCAGGCGCGGCCGACCTGGGGGGCCGTGAGCTGCGCCGGTTCGCCAGTGAGTCTGTTCATCGTGAACATGGACACGGCGCCGCAAGCCTTTGGGCCCGTCAAGCTCCGCCGGGAGGATGGCGCCCACATGATGCTGCGGGGCAATCCCCGCGAAGGACCCAACCGCGCCTTTCAAACCAACCTCTGGGCCGACCACACCTACGCCCTGACGCCCGCAACCTGGCCGGGGCATGTGCGGCTGGCCGCCCACCACCTGGCCGCGCAGCAGGTCCTCCGACTGACCCTCAGGACCCGGCGGCCGGCCCGGATAGACCTGGCGCCTGGCAGCAAGGCCAGCTGGAGTGCTGGGCAGCTTCGCCTGGAGTTCCGAGCGCCGCCCGCCGGGGCAGAGGCGGCCGTGGTGGACCTATGGTTATGAGGCGCTGGCGCGCGCTGCTGGCCGCTGGAGCGGTCCTGCTGCTGGGCCTGACGCCAGTGGCCAGAACCGGGGCGCCCACGCCCGCCACACTTGACCTGGTGGGACCGGTCGCGCAGCAGCGGCTCCACCTCTCCGCCGCCGCGTCCCTGCATCTGCGCAGCAACGGTTTTGTCAGCATGGCCTTCGTGGCCCTGACCATCCGGCACACACCTGGCTCTATGAAGGCGGAGGAGGCCCTGGCTGTTCAGGCAGTGAACGCCGCCTACCAGGCCTTTCCAGATCTGGCCGAGGTCGACGTGGCCCTCTTTGAGGCGGGTCAATACCTGGGCTTTGCCTCCCGCGCGGCACCTCCCCTCCTCACCCTTTCGGTGCCGGCCCAGCAGCGCCCAATCTTCGCCTGGGCCCTGAGGCGCGGCACTTACCCACGGGTGTGGCCAGCCAGCACCCCCGACCTGATGGCTCCAGCCCCTATTGCGCCGCTCCCAACCAGGCGGCCAATCTGGCGCGGCGCCGGGACCACCCAGGACGCCGCACTGACCCTTGATGACGCCCCGCACCCACTGTATACACCCCTGCTGCTGGACCTGCTGCGCCGCTATGGCGTACCCGCCACCTTCTTTGTCATCGGTCAGAATGCAGAGCACTACCCCTATTTCGTGCGCGACATGGTGAAGGCCGGGCACCAGGTGGGCAACCACACCTATTCCCACGCGCTGCTGAAGACCCTGACCGCAGGAGAAGT harbors:
- a CDS encoding G8 domain-containing protein, with protein sequence MVRLRPVARTLLGPPLLLGTLVVALAVSLAWPRSPSPALWSDPHTWGGHLPVAGQRVVIPPGQRVVLDISPPPLDDLNIQGELLVQDGAGALTLRAATIQVGGRWQAGEAVRPLRRRLTVILGSGRRVAAATNGLVTVLAGGTLELWGLRPSRWTHLTRSVRAGSRTLQLATPVNWPMGTVLTLAPTGFDLMEAERVQVAARSPDGRQLTLQAPLRFPHFGQVTRGVDERAEVGALTRTISLTSAAAARRAELGGGVMVLAGGTLRASGVAFSGLGRAGQKGFYPVHFHRAGEQGQSFVEDSSFYGNFNRCLTLHGTQHARIEGNVTFDAVGHCFFLEDGTETGNQLLGNLAVQTRGAPPETAILETDRVAAAYWITNPDNVLRGNVAAGAEHSGFWYSLPPEPQGDGVTAAEHQTIRPRRTNLGVFQDNVAHSTGHTGLFVDNLRNPPGVLEAPNYSPARRAEFQGLTAYKNRRRGAWLRGTNLRLSGVRLADNAIGVTFAAADTELVGGVVVGESQNRTGPPKPQEPHFPLRGFEFYDGPVTVQDIHFTQFVSTPTRPAGALGALQFSPFFFHPASQAARLQFSNAQPVYLAPRPLPVPEDAGADGYRSAAFLDMDGSVTGQAGTSVLLATPFLTNTSACQARPTWGAVSCAGSPVSLFIVNMDTAPQAFGPVKLRREDGAHMMLRGNPREGPNRAFQTNLWADHTYALTPATWPGHVRLAAHHLAAQQVLRLTLRTRRPARIDLAPGSKASWSAGQLRLEFRAPPAGAEAAVVDLWL
- a CDS encoding polysaccharide deacetylase family protein, whose protein sequence is MRRWRALLAAGAVLLLGLTPVARTGAPTPATLDLVGPVAQQRLHLSAAASLHLRSNGFVSMAFVALTIRHTPGSMKAEEALAVQAVNAAYQAFPDLAEVDVALFEAGQYLGFASRAAPPLLTLSVPAQQRPIFAWALRRGTYPRVWPASTPDLMAPAPIAPLPTRRPIWRGAGTTQDAALTLDDAPHPLYTPLLLDLLRRYGVPATFFVIGQNAEHYPYFVRDMVKAGHQVGNHTYSHALLKTLTAGEVRSELARTSGLLRHLTGQDITAFRPPGGGLNAAVLGAAAAQGLRTVMWSHDAGDYLKADAQSLQKAFAHHLHPGQITLLHDKVDSTLGALPAMIQAAQARGYALRTVDGLLSPEPARRLAAHQPAPAAP